The Primulina huaijiensis isolate GDHJ02 chromosome 17, ASM1229523v2, whole genome shotgun sequence genome window below encodes:
- the LOC140963395 gene encoding galacturonokinase-like has product MGEMSRPSESELNFIKTKVAEMSGRDAKEVRVVVSPYRICPLGAHIDHQGGTVSAMTINKGILLGFVPSNDSKVVIQSGQFKGEVRFCVDEIQLPKNAIKLNNSGQPNGSGPGEVYSWGNYARGAIFALQKSGNHIKKGIIGFIYGAEGLDSSGLSSSAAVGVAYLLAFESSNNLIVDPAENIEYDRLIENEYLGLKNGILDQSAILLSSYGCLTCMNCKTKEHKLVRAPEMNSQCNIGINKKFKILLAFSGVKQALTTNPGYNRRVAECQEAARTLLQASGNEGLEPHLSNVESDVYEQHKCKLDPILAKRAEHYFSENKRVLNGLDSWASGNLEEFGKLISASGLSSIQNYECGSEPLIQLYEILVKAPGVYGARFSGAGFRGCCVAFVDANHALEAASFVEKKYTTLQPKLASQINEGKVVLICDASDCARVI; this is encoded by the exons TATAGGATTTGTCCACTAGGTGCTCATATTGACCACCAG GGCGGAACTGTTTCAGCTATGACAATCAATAAGGGTATACTTCTAGGATTTGTTCCATCCAATGACTCTAAG GTTGTAATACAATCAGGACAGTTCAAGGGCGAAGTTAGGTTCTg TGTAGATGAAATACAGCTGCCAAAGAATGCTATCAAATTGAATAATTCAGGCCAACCAAATGGTTCTGGTCCTGGGGAAGTATATAGCTGGGGAAATTATGCCAGAGGAGCAATTTTTGCTTTACAGAAGAGCGGCAACCATATTAAAAAG GGTATTATTGGATTTATTTATGGCGCTGAGGGGCTAGACAGTTCAGGCCTTAGCTCTTCCGCAGCT GTTGGTGTGGCATATCTGCTGGCCTTTGAAAGTTCAAATAACCTTATAGTTGACCCTGCAGAAAATATAGAATATGATAG GCTGATTGAAAATGAATATCTTGGATTGAAAAATGGCATACTCGATCAGTCAGCCATACTGCTTTCAAGCTACGGATGTTTAACTTGTATGAACTGCAAG ACCAAAGAACACAAACTCGTACGGGCTCCAGAAATGAATAGTCAATGTAACATCGGGATtaacaagaaattcaagattttgCTGGCATTTTCAGGCGTGAAGCAGGCATTGACAACTAATCCTGGATACAATCGACGAGTTGCAGAATGTCAAGAAGCTGCAAGAACTCTGCTTCA GGCTTCAGGAAATGAAGGACTAGAGCCTCACCTATCAAACG TTGAGTCCGATGTTTATGAACAACACAAG TGCAAATTGGATCCCATTCTTGCTAAAAGAGCAGAACACTATTTCTCAGAGAATAAGCGAGTTTTGAATG GCCTCGACTCTTGGGCTTCTGGGAATCTTGAGGAATTTGGAAAACTAATCTCAGCATCCGGTTTGAGTTCTATACAGAACTACGAATGTG GTAGCGAACCACTTATTCAGTTATACGAGATTCTGGTGAAGGCCCCGGGAGTGTATGGAGCTCGATTTAGTGGAGCAGGATTTCGAGGCTGCTGCGTTGCATTTGTAGACGCTAACCATGCTTTAGAAGCGGCGTCATTTGTCGAGAAAAAGTATACCACCCTTCAGCCGAAGCTAGCAAGCCAGATTAATGAAGGCAAGGTAGTCTTGATATGTGATGCTAGTGATTGTGCTCGTGTAATTTGA